TTTTGACCGAGGAGATATCGACGAGAAGGGTATGGGCACTTGCCTCCTTCTTTATGTGCTCAATCGATTCCTCAAGGGCGTACATGGGTGTGCAGACAAATATCACATCAAAACCTGAGAGGCTGTTCGTGTCTCTCCTCATTTCATCTATGTCATAACCTCTCACAAAGTAGCCTCTGCTGTAAAACAGGTCTTTGAAAAGTTTTCCCATATTCCCAACGCCGTAAATGAGTATCTTCAAGCAATCACCTCAGAATCCTCAAAATTCTTTGAGCGTCGTCAAGGTGTATCTGACCCGGAGCCTTCCGCTCACCCACGTAGCAGTAAATGAATGGTGACCCAAGATATGCGGCCATTATCCTGGTAAAGGAAAATTTCTCACCCATCAGAAAAGAAATAACGTTATCGTGATTTACCAGGAGTTTAACGATTTTTTCAACATCTTTTCTGCTCTTTCCCATTGTTACAATTTTGGCAAAATCTCCCCTTCTATTTTTCACAATTCTCTCGAGTTCGGAGTATTCTGGAGTTTCCTTAAAGTTATGGTAAGACTCAATGATCTTACAATCGAAATCAAAAGCCCAATCAGGCAGGTCAAACTCAAGATCAACGTAATCGGCGTTCAGCTCGTCACTCAGACTTTTTAGAGTCTCAACCCTTTCTTTATCACTGCCCTCGAATTTACCCCCATCAGCAACTTTTCTGAAGGTCAGAATCATCTCTTTATCCAGCGACATTCTCCTGAAATCATCAAAAAGGTCCAGTCTTATCTCTATAACATCGGCATTTTCAGCCATTGCGATCTCCTTATCGTTTCCAACAGTTGCAACGAGCTTCATCTCTCCAGTATGAACTCATCAACCTCTACACCGAAGTGTCTCGCACCTCTCCCCAGCCATACCAGAACTTCATCACCCGGTCTTATCTCGGAAACTGAGATATGCTTGCCGCTTGGGTTCACAAGTTTGATGGTTTCGGCATTTTGCAGTATAATGCTGCCCTCTTCCCCTTCTGCCTCAGCTCTGATGAGAATGAGCGGTCTCCTTTCTATTTTTACCCTTCCGACGAAGCTCTTTCTCGCATTTCCATCATACCTGACGATCTCGACTTCGTCTCCCGCCTTTAGCTCTGCCAAGTACTTTGTCTTATCGCCGGCTTTCAGATAGGCGTTTACACTCCCCGCGTTTACTCTAAATGGTCTCGATGAAACGTACTCACTCTCTTCACTTTCGCTGGCAACCAGAAACATGAATCCAGACCTGTTTCCAACAAGCATACCCTCTCCCGGGAACATGAGGGTTACTGTGTCAATACAAACTCTTTCACCAACCCCGAGCGGTCTGATCTCTGTAATTTTTCCTTTAACAAGCTTAACAGATTCTATCCGATTTTTAACAAGTTCGTAATACTTTCTCAGAGTTTCTCTGTCTCCACTTACTGCAATCCCATCCGCACCCTTCTCTAGGGTCGTCAGTGCAAGCTTTGCGTCCTCTATGCTGTCAACAGCAGCTATGACCTTTCCATGTTTTTTCATCGCCACTATATTTTCCAGGGGTATTACCTTCCAGTCCTCGAATCTCAGCACCACTACATCTCCACTCTCTATTGCTTTTGTCTGATCTTCTGCAGACTTTACACTTATCAATGACCTTTCAATCGGGATTAGCTGCATTCTACCGAGTTTCTCAGCTTTCTTGATGAAATCTTCTCTTAAAACTGCACCATCAAATCCAATTTCTATTGCATCCTTCAGCATTTCCTTTACTTCGTCCCAGCTTTCCGACTCAACCAACAACCAGATTTCCTTCATATTCCACCACATCCTTGGCTCGCATGTTGCTGTGAACTATCATGTGCAACATCCTGGCAATCTTAGAAGGACTGGGGCTGTTAAATAAGTTTCTCCCCACTGCCACACCAGATGCACCTCTCGCCATTGCATCCTCCACCTTCTTGAAAAGATCGTACTCGTTCTCCTTGCTTCCACCCGCTATCACAACAGGTACATCGACAAATCCAACAACGTCCTCAAAGTTTTCGGTGAAGGGCACCTTCAGGATGTCGGCTCCGAGCTCATAACCTATCCTCGCCGCATGTTTCACACTTTCCGTGTTAACTTCAATTTTCCCCCTGGGATACATCATTGCGAGAAGGGGAACCCCATACCAGTCACAGATTTCGGAAATCTCTCCAAGCTTCTGTAACTGGATTGCCTCGGTTGCACTTCCGATGTTAACGTGTACACTTACACCATCAGCCCCGAGGGATATTGCTCTTTCCACACTGGTGACTATCCTCTTATCGTTCGGATCTTCTGCCCAGACGGTGGAGCCGCTCAGATGTATGATCAAACCCGCTTCCATCTCAGCGATTACACCAGATCTCTTTACCACTCCCTTGTGGACTATGATTGCATCTATATATCCCTGAACGTCTTCAAGCACTCTGTCAATTTTTTCAATCCCTTTCTCTGGTTTAGTTACTCCATG
The DNA window shown above is from Archaeoglobus neptunius and carries:
- the aroD gene encoding type I 3-dehydroquinate dehydratase, producing the protein MKLVATVGNDKEIAMAENADVIEIRLDLFDDFRRMSLDKEMILTFRKVADGGKFEGSDKERVETLKSLSDELNADYVDLEFDLPDWAFDFDCKIIESYHNFKETPEYSELERIVKNRRGDFAKIVTMGKSRKDVEKIVKLLVNHDNVISFLMGEKFSFTRIMAAYLGSPFIYCYVGERKAPGQIHLDDAQRILRILR
- a CDS encoding 3-dehydroquinate synthase II; the encoded protein is MKEIWLLVESESWDEVKEMLKDAIEIGFDGAVLREDFIKKAEKLGRMQLIPIERSLISVKSAEDQTKAIESGDVVVLRFEDWKVIPLENIVAMKKHGKVIAAVDSIEDAKLALTTLEKGADGIAVSGDRETLRKYYELVKNRIESVKLVKGKITEIRPLGVGERVCIDTVTLMFPGEGMLVGNRSGFMFLVASESEESEYVSSRPFRVNAGSVNAYLKAGDKTKYLAELKAGDEVEIVRYDGNARKSFVGRVKIERRPLILIRAEAEGEEGSIILQNAETIKLVNPSGKHISVSEIRPGDEVLVWLGRGARHFGVEVDEFILER
- a CDS encoding 2-amino-3,7-dideoxy-D-threo-hept-6-ulosonate synthase, with the protein product MIGKKRRISRILKNGRSVILPMDHGVTKPEKGIEKIDRVLEDVQGYIDAIIVHKGVVKRSGVIAEMEAGLIIHLSGSTVWAEDPNDKRIVTSVERAISLGADGVSVHVNIGSATEAIQLQKLGEISEICDWYGVPLLAMMYPRGKIEVNTESVKHAARIGYELGADILKVPFTENFEDVVGFVDVPVVIAGGSKENEYDLFKKVEDAMARGASGVAVGRNLFNSPSPSKIARMLHMIVHSNMRAKDVVEYEGNLVVG